From Eriocheir sinensis breed Jianghai 21 chromosome 37, ASM2467909v1, whole genome shotgun sequence, one genomic window encodes:
- the LOC127008162 gene encoding UBX domain-containing protein 6-like has product MDAFKKFFEKKKADAKFKLAGQGRSLSRDAAQQPRSSHSGYGMPQPRATPTQGARQAGAAALARIENSSKNTEVDWSMKAIKSQARREMEAERTAMEQMKLNEQLQVGPREVHLEGAPMLAVRGVYFHCPLIGPEVASYDEIKKQIRDFLYSQIEEDRAISSCIIIHTCNKNKEKIKLCIETLCKYIENIVSNPTEEKFRKIRISNKAYQERIDPIEGTKEFLEAAGFTMQELPFNDTTDTFWVFPEENLDDLNALEQLRDALVSAEPIRPQLDRSMSVLLPAEAATHMELPSEFFNMTADELKKEMQTRADAVERSQVMMTKAMRERMEMREMRKYRFSLIRVRFPDSLILQGTFNVHEKFEEVLKFVRENLVNDWRPFFLTISGGGKVTEGDQNLVELRLVPAIVFNFEWDPDVQDPNLDDNVYLKPETLMLLQEKA; this is encoded by the exons ATGGATGCCTTTAAGAAATTttttgagaagaaaaaggctgaTGCTAAGTTCAAGCTTGCAGGTCAAGGTCGCAG CCTGAGCAGAGATGCAGCACAGCAGCCAAGATCCTCCCATTCAGGCTACGGTATGCCACAGCCTCGGGCCACCCCAACCCAAGGTGCCAGGCAGGCTGGTGCTGCAGCCTTGGCCAGGATAGAGAATTCGTCCAAGAATACAGAAGTGGACTG GTCAATGAAGGCCATCAAGTCTCAGGCACGTCGGGAAATGGAGGCTGAGAGGACTGCCATGGAACAGATGAAACTGAATGAGCAGCTCCAAGTTGGCCCCCGAGAAGTTCACCTGGAGGGCGCCCCAATGCTGGCTGTCCGGGGTGTTTACTTTCATTGTCCTCTCATAG GACCAGAGGTGGCATCATACGATGAAATCAAGAAACAGATCCGTGACTTCCTATACAGCCAGATAGAGGAAGATCGAGCCATCTCTTCCTGCATCATTATTCACAcctgtaataaaaataaagaaaag ATTAAGCTGTGCATTGAGACCCTGTGTAAGTACATTGAGAATATTGTGTCAAATCCCACTGAAGAAAAGTTCCGTAAAATAAGAATATCAAACAAGGCATACCAGGAGAGGATTGATCCCATTGAGGGTACAAAGGAGTTTCTGGAAGCTGCTGGGTTCACCATGCAGGAGCTGCCCTTCAATGACACAACTGATACGTTTTGG gTGTTCCCAGAAGAAAACCTTGATGATCTTAACGCCCTTGAGCAGCTACGTGATGCCCTAGTGAGTGCTGAGCCCATTCGTCCTCAGCTTGACCGTAGCATGAGTGTGCTACTCCCAGCTGAGGCAGCAACACACATGGAGTTGCCGAGTGAGTTCTTTAACATGACGGCAGATGAGCTGAAGAAGGAAATGCAAACCAG AGCGGACGCTGTTGAGCGGAGTCAGGTGATGATGACAAAAGCCATGAGGGAACGgatggagatgagggagatgaggaagtaCAGGTTCAGCCTTATTAG AGTGCGCTTCCCCGACAGCCTTATCCTCCAGGGAACATTTAATGTCCATGAAAAGTTTGAGGAGGTTCtgaaatttgtaagagaaaacctTGTGAATGACTGGAGACCATTTTTCCTAACCATCAGTGGTGGGGGAAAG GTAACTGAGGGTGATCAGAACCTAGTGGAGCTACGTCTTGTTCCGGCAATAGTGTTCAACTTTGAGTGGGACCCAGATGTACAGGACCCCAACCTGGATGATAATGTCTACTTGAAGCCTGAGACATTGATGCTCCTGCAGGAGAAGGCCTGA
- the LOC127008161 gene encoding tetratricopeptide repeat protein 27-like: protein MKHSVTSSVAAGGTMRTALHTWEAKYLHPDDDVPLTFDCEGPGGEERPGAGEAQGAEEQKLSHVAELVAAGSYVEALQEPQCQEALGRGQQRVAGTSLVHHYKAAFITYLEEGKAEQQHVVLCVGLCCLQLFTQNNFTGPQLGPPPASLLPGLVPDGVEATAIREEALEALVGDTEGMYNLLEGPEYLLVARVALVEMRPQLTACLTPDWWCMRCCMAHQRVADERSPSLYEELLCALNQAENNPDLFSISRELTALYHIEAGHLHLYYYDVGRAGQHFTLAREAMGMEIQLTGALGKRTKWQQEDRPLLVVEVKYTGKPLMAGELPGSTLLPSDLPKDMLLQDDTRLQRPKFKDQDQDVIPDLRPVEQAVLLATLTHLRRSSATDVQLDLETKAYLVALLQYPKNWCIQSSALLLRSRVEATESRAMERSLAQMEELVAALGREEPSRRERLRLFGASLVPAHWELQQELARMLMRLGCVKTALEVFERLHLWEDVVTCFTELQMRQRAAEVVQQQLQKGETPKLLCMLGEATDDTECYLRAWELSGHRSGRAQRCLGNHYYVRKEYGQAITHYEKSLEINKLQFPVWQRLAYCALHEEAWEKCAQAYRRCSVLEPDSFEVWNNMSQAYLKLDQKPRAWKALKEALRCRMDSWRLWDNFMLVSTSLGYMQDALTAYNRILGLKERHVDTQVLGRVVKAIVEGQRDPEGREAQALYRRCSELLGRLTSEVPSHPELWHLYGELTRAHPTPDPQTRHQVMQRFRKAVAATTQRPGWEKETLVTVAALHRAAALAEGAMVATEGADPKAAVTDLNSARMCINGVIAGARRGQVNVATGELVEGVQEPLKTLEDKMATLMAHLDTLRQQT, encoded by the exons ATGAAACACAGCGTTACCTCATCCGTGGCGGCGGGAGGCACCATGCGGACTGCGCTGCACACCTGGGAAGCCAAGTACCTGCACCCCGACGATGACGTGCCCCTCACCTTTGACTGCGAGGGGCCTGGGGGCGAGGAGCGGCCTGGCGCGGGGGAGGCACAGGGCGCAG AGGAGCAGAAACTGAGCCATGTAGCTGAACTGGTGGCTGCTGGAAGCTACGTGGAGGCCCTGCAGGAGCCCCAGTGCCAGGAAGCCCTTGGCAGGGGGCAACAGCGGGTTGCTGGGACCAGTCTAGTGCATCACTACAAGGCTGCCTTCATCACTTATCTAGAGGAGGGCAAGGCAGAGCAGCAGCATGTAGTTCTTTGTGTGGGGCTATGCTGTCTGCAGCTTTTCACACAGAACAACTTCACAGGCCCCCAGCTGGGGCCCCCACCTGCCTCTTTGCTCCCAGGACTGGTACCAGATGGTGTGGAGGCAACAGCAATTAGGGAGGAGGCACTGGAGGCCCTGGTGGGGGACACAGAGGGGATGTACAACCTGTTAGAGGGACCAGAGTACCTGTTGGTGGCCAGAGTGGCATTGGTGGAGATGAGGCCACAGCTTACTGCCTGCCTCACCCCGGATTGGTGGTGCATGCGCTGCTGCATGGCCCACCAGCGTGTGGCTGACGAGCGTTCCCCGAGTCTGTACGAAGAGTTGCTGTGTGCACTCAACCAGGCAGAAAACAACCCAGACCTGTTCAGTATCTCAAGGGAGCTAACAGCCCTTTACCACATAGAGGCTGGCCACCTCCATCTCTACTATTATGACGTGGGACGGGCTGGCCAGCACTTCACATTGGCCAGGGAGGCAATGGGCATGGAAATACAGCTGACTGGGGCACTGGGAAAGCGGACTAAGTGGCAGCAGGAGGATCGGCCACTGCTTGTGGTGGAAGTGAAGTACACCGGAAAGCCATTGATGGCTGGGGAGTTGCCGGGCAGCACCCTCCTACCTTCAGACCTTCCTAAGGACATGTTGCTGCAGGATGACACGAGGCTGCAGCGACCCAAGTTCAAGGATCAGGATCAGGATGTGATCCCTGACCTGCGCCCAGTAGAACAGGCAGTCCTGCTGGCTACCCTTACCCATCTACGGCGCTCCTCAGCCACCGATGTTCAGCTAGACCTGGAAACCAAAGCCTACCTGGTGGCCCTACTTCAGTACCCCAAAAACTGGTGCATCCAGTCCTCTGCCTTGTTGCTTCGTTCCCGTGTTGAAGCCACTGAGTCCCGGGCCATGGAGCGCTCCCTGGCCCAAATGGAGGAATTGGTGGCTGCCCTGGGAAGAGAGGAGCCGTCTCGGCGGGAGCGGCTTCGACTCTTTGGCGCCTCTTTAGTGCCAGCACACTGGGAGCTGCAACAGGAGTTGGCCAGGATGCTGATGCGGCTAGGCTGTGTCAAGACAGCCCTGGAAGTATTTGAGCGACTTCACCTGTGGGAGGATGTAGTGACTTGCTTCACTGAGCTGCAGATGAGACAAAGGGCAGCAGAGGTGGTGCAGCAGCAGCTCCAGAAAGGAGAGACACCCAAGCTGCTATGTATGTTGGGGGAGGCAACGGATGACACCGAATGTTACTTACGGGCTTGGGAGCTCTCTGGCCATCGCAGCGGCCGGGCGCAGCGCTGCCTTGGCAACCACTACTATGTCAGGAAGGAGTATGGCCAGGCCATCACACATTACGAAAAGAGCCTGGAAATCAACAAACTACAGTTCCCAGTATGGCAACGACTGGCTTACTGTGCCCTGCATGAAGAGGCCTGGGAGAAGTGTGCCCAGGCATACAGACGATGCAGTGTGCTGGAGCCTGATAGCTTTGAGGTTTGGAATAATATGAGTCAGGCCTATCTCAAACTGGACCAGAAACCTCGAGCATGGAAGGCTTTGAAGGAGGCCCTGCGCTGCAGGATGGACTCCTGGCGCCTCTGGGACAATTTCATGTTAGTGAGTACCTCACTGGGCTACATGCAGGATGCATTGACTGCCTACAACCGGATTCTTGGCCTGAAGGAACGGCATGTCGACACGCAGGTGCTGGGGCGTGTGGTAAAAGCCATTGTGGAAGGCCAGCGTGACCCTGAGGGGCGGGAGGCTCAGGCATTGTATCGCCGCTGCTCAGAGCTGCTGGGACGCCTAACCAGTGAGGTGCCGTCCCATCCAGAACTGTGGCATTTATATGGGGAACTGACGCGTGCCCACCCCACTCCTGATCCCCAGACCCGCCACCAAGTTATGCAGCGCTTCCGAAAGGCAGTTGCAGCCACCACCCAGCGACCTGGCTGGGAGAAGGAGACACTGGTAACAGTGGCTGCATTGCACCGTGCTGCAGCCCTGGCAGAGGGAGCCATGGTGGCCACGGAGGGAGCTGATCCCAAGGCTGCTGTGACTGACCTGAACTCAGCAAGGATGTGCATCAACGGGGTGATTGCTGGGGCACGGCGAGGTCAGGTGAACGTGGCAACGGGGGAGCTAGTGGAGGGAGTGCAGGAACCACTCAAGACCTTAGAGGACAAAATGGCCACACTCATGGCTCATCTGGACACCCTCAGGCAACAGACATga